In the Breoghania sp. genome, CGCTGCGCTACGCGCTTTCGCGCGGCGTGCCTTACATGAGCATTTCCTCCGGCATTCACGAGGTCGGCCCGGAATTGGCCACCCAGATGTACCAGCCCAAGGCCGCTCCGGTGGTTTTCGGTGCGGAATGGCTGGTGGGTGCGACGACCATCCCCATCCTGCATGCCGCGAAGGATCTGGCCCGCGTGGACAGCATCAATATCGCCGGGCTGATCGATGAGCAGGATTTCGGCGGTCCGGCGACCCTACGCGATATCGAACGCCTCATGTACACCAAGCCCGCCGTGCTGACTGTCCAGGACGGGGCATATGTCTGGCTCGGCCAGGGCGAGGGCGCCGGGCAGTTCCATGCGATCGACGGGACGCCGGTGGAGGCCGAAAGCTATTCGCCCTATGACTTGCTGACGCTGTCCGTCGAAACGGGCGCGGACAATATCCGCTTCCTGCTTGCCGCGGGCGAGACCTCTTCGCGCCGTCGCGGCGACCCGTTGTCGACGGAGATCATCTACGAGATCACGGGCGACGGGCAGGACGGGTCCCGACAGAGCTTCCGCCAGGCGGTCTTCCATCCGCGTGGCCAGATGCCGCTGACCGCACTCGGTACTGCAATGGTTCTGGAAAGGCTCGCGGGGCTCTCTGGAGATGACGCTGTCTCGGCCGGGCTCTATTTCCCCTCCCAGCTCATCGACCATCAGGCCTACATGAGGCGCTTTGCGGCGATCGGTGGCGAGATCCTGCCCCTTCCGGCATCCGCTCCGGCGGCATAACGCGCCTGACGTTTCTCCCCCCGTCTTGCGTGATGCCCGACGGGGAAAGGAGAGGAGCCCGCATGCCGCCCCCGGTGTGCGGGCTTTTCTCGTTGCATCCGCCCCGCTCTACCAGATTGAAGTCATGCCGCTCTCTCGGGTTTTTCGAGATTGGCTATGCCCCCATCTGTGCGCGAATCAGCCGGAACGGATCGACCTGTCGCAGGCTCGGCAGAGTTTCGGCAAGCTGTTCCGCGATGCGCATGCGAGGCCGGTTTTGGCCCGAGGTCTCGCGGTTTCGCCCGGCCTGACGCCACTTGTTGGGCGCAGGACGACGGACACGGCACGTTCGCTGTAGAATTCAATATATGGAATGCGTTTCACTAAAACGCCCTAGCGTCAAGTCGGGCGCAAGATCGGCGGAACGGCGGAAAACTGCGGAAAAAACGCCATGCGACGGAATGTCGCAACTCAGTATTTTGCCCATTGCCAAGATATGTGTTGGGCTTCCTTCCGCTTCGGTAGCTTCAAACGGCTCGCGATGAAGTTCCGTGTCTGTCCGGGATCGCGCTTGGCGCCACGTCTTTCCCTCTTCGTCCACGCTCCCGCTCAAATGCCACTCAACCCATCCGCGGACCTCTGCCGAAAAGTGTGAGGAGAACCATAATGAAACGAGGAATTCTCAGCGAGATGGTTGCCGAAGGTCTCGGCACGTTCATTCTCGTCCTCTTTGGCGTCGGATCCGTCGCCGTATCGGCCTGGACGGGAGGTCTTAGTCTCTGGCCGGTTTCGATGATGTTTGCCCTGGGCGTGGCCTTCGGCGTCTATGTGTCGGCCAAGATGACAGGCGGCCACATCAATCCTGCGGTCACCATCACCATGGCGGTGTTCATGGGCTTTCCGTGGTCCAAGGTCGCGCCCTACATCATTGCGCAATTCATCGGCGCCATGCTGGCGGCAGCGGCCATCTACTGGTTCTATGCGGATATCGTTGCTGTTTTCGAGACAGGCAAGGAAATCGTGCGTGGCCAGCCCGGTAGCCAGCTCTCCGCGATGGGGTTTGGAACCTATGCGCCCAACCCGGCGTTTTTCGGCACGACGCCGGAAGCCTTCGCGCAGGTATCGCTGACGAAATGGTTCCTGTCGGAGGCCTTCACCACCGCCATTCTGGTCTTCGGGGTTCTCTACCTGACCGATCCCCACAACACCGCCGCGCCGGCGGCCAATCTCGCCCCGTTCTTCATCGGCCTGCTCGTCGCGGCGCTTGTCGCCTATGAAGCTCCGATCTCGATGACGGCGATGAACCCGGCGCGCGATCTCGGGCCGAGGATCATGTCCTACTTCTTTGGCTGGGGCGATATCGCTCTGCCCGGTCCGCGTGGCGGCTGGTGGATCCCCACCGTCTCCACAATCATCGGCGGCTTGGTCGCCGGTGCGTTCTATCGCAGCTACTATGGGTTCGTGTTCAAGGCTTACGACACGGACGAACCGTCTGACGAGGAGAAGGTCTGATGAAAAAGCTCATCAACAATGCCGAAGACGTTGTCGTCGAGCAATTGAAGGGATTTGGCGCAGCCCATCCCGAAATCGACGTGCATTTTGACCCGATCTTCGTGAACGTGGCCGGAGGCGTGAAGGATCGCGTCGCCGTCATGTCGGGCGGCGGATCCGGCCATGAGCCGCTGCATGGCGGGTTCGTCGGCCAGGGCATGCTGGATGCAGCCTGCCCCGGCCCCGTCTTCACCTCGCCCACGCCCGATCAGATGTATGAGGCGGGCAAGGCGATCAATGGCGGCAAGGGCATCCTTCAGATCGTCAAGAACTACACCGGCGATGTGCTGAACTTCCAGATGGCCGCCGACATGCTGCGCGACGAAGGCATCGAGGTTCGCAACATCATCATCGATGACGATGTGGCCTTGAAGGACTCGCTCTACACCGCCGGGCGACGCGGCCTCGGAACCACGGTGTTTGCTGAAAA is a window encoding:
- a CDS encoding NAD(P)-dependent oxidoreductase, yielding MRKAPILLIGGSGTVGRRTAQSLREANPDQPLLIGGRDLAKAEAVAAELGHAEAVAIDLDAADLGVGERPLAAIALFFKDDTLTALRYALSRGVPYMSISSGIHEVGPELATQMYQPKAAPVVFGAEWLVGATTIPILHAAKDLARVDSINIAGLIDEQDFGGPATLRDIERLMYTKPAVLTVQDGAYVWLGQGEGAGQFHAIDGTPVEAESYSPYDLLTLSVETGADNIRFLLAAGETSSRRRGDPLSTEIIYEITGDGQDGSRQSFRQAVFHPRGQMPLTALGTAMVLERLAGLSGDDAVSAGLYFPSQLIDHQAYMRRFAAIGGEILPLPASAPAA
- a CDS encoding MIP/aquaporin family protein — protein: MKRGILSEMVAEGLGTFILVLFGVGSVAVSAWTGGLSLWPVSMMFALGVAFGVYVSAKMTGGHINPAVTITMAVFMGFPWSKVAPYIIAQFIGAMLAAAAIYWFYADIVAVFETGKEIVRGQPGSQLSAMGFGTYAPNPAFFGTTPEAFAQVSLTKWFLSEAFTTAILVFGVLYLTDPHNTAAPAANLAPFFIGLLVAALVAYEAPISMTAMNPARDLGPRIMSYFFGWGDIALPGPRGGWWIPTVSTIIGGLVAGAFYRSYYGFVFKAYDTDEPSDEEKV